The sequence below is a genomic window from Streptomyces sp. V1I1.
GTTCCTGCTGCACCCGGCCCGCGACAGCGGCTCGGTCTCCCCGGAGCCGGACGGCACGGAGGATCTCGGCCACTCCTAAATCTTCATCTGTTCTGAAATCTGTTCTCAAACGCCGGACGGGCTTGATTTCAAGCCCGTCCGGCGTTTGAGGCTCAGGTCCTGCCAACGTCCCCCGGCCCGCGTTCACCACGACCCGCCGCACAGGGGTACCTTCGGCCGCACAGGTACATACGCGGGTCAACCGGAGAGAGCGGAGTCACAGCGTGAGCGTCAGGACGACCGAGTGGGCCGACCCGTTCGGGACGGCGCGGCTGCGGCGCGGGGTGCTCGACGCGTGGGGGGCCAGTCCCGCCCGCTTCCGGGAGGACGCCAACGCCGAGGAGGACCTGGCGCTCGGCGGCTATCGGGACCGACTCGTCGTGGAGCTGGCGCAGAACGCCGCCGACGCCGCCGCGCGGGCGGGCGTGCCGGGCCGGCTCCGGCTGACCCTGCGGCCGGCCACGGCCGATCAGCCCGCCGTCCTCGCCGCCGCGAACACCGGCGCCCCCCTGGACGCGACCGGCGTCGAGTCCCTGAGTACTCTGCGCGCTTCGGCCAAACGCGAGGGCCACGAGTCCGCCGTCGGCCGCTTCGGCGTCGGCTTCGCGGCCGTGCTCGCGGTGAGCGACGAGCCCGCCGTCGTCGGCCGGCACGGCGGTGTGCGCTGGTCGCTCGCGGAGGCCAGGGAGCTGACCCAGCAGGCCGCCCAGGCAAGCCCGGGACTCGGCGACGAACTGCGCCGCCGCGACGGGCACGTACCGCTGCTGCGGCTGCCGCTGCCCGCCGAGGGCACGGCTCCCGAGGGGTACGACACCGTGGTCGTCCTGCCGCTGCGGGACGGCGCCGCGGTCGACCTGGTGGAGCGGCTGCTCGCCCGGGTCGACGACGCGCTGCTGCTCACGCTGCCCGGGCTCGCCGAGATCGTGATCGAAACCCCGTCCGGCGTACGGGAATTGAGGCGCTCCGTTCACGGGGCGTACGTACACATCGAAGACAGCACGCAGGGCGACCGGCGCTGGCGGGTCGTCAGCCACGGCGGCTCCGTCGAGCCCGCGCTGCTCGCGGACCGGCCCGTCGAGGAGCGGCTGCGGCCGTACTGGACCGTCACCTGGGCGGTGCCCGTGGACGACGAGGGCGCGCCCGCCCGGCCGCGCACCGCCCCGGTGGTGCACGCGCCGACGCCGACCGACGAACCCCTCGGCGTGCCCGCGCTGTTGATCGCCTCGCTGCCGTTGGACCCCACCCGCCGGCATCCCGCGCCCGGGCCGCTCACCGACTTCTTGGTGCGGCGGGCGGCGGACGCGTACGCCGAACTGCTCGGCAACTGGCAGCCGGTGACCGTCGGTACCATCGACCTGGTGCCCGGCCCGCTCGGCAAGGGGGAGCTGGACGGCGCGCTTCGGGCGGCGATCCTGGAGCTGCTGCGACGCACGCCGTTCCTGGAGGCGGCAGCCCCGCGCGACGTGTCCGGCGAGGACACAGGTCTGCCGGACCGCGAGATCTCCGCCGGGCTGCGGCCCATCGAGGCGGAAGTCCTGGAGGCCGCCGGCGCGGAGACCGTACAGGTGCTGGCCGAGGTGCTGCCGAGTCTGCTGCCCGCGGGTCTTGAGCGCCGGGTCGAGCTGCGTACGCTCGGTGTCGCGCGGGTGCCGCTGACCGAGGCGATCGACCGGCTGGCGGGTCTTGAGCGCGAGCCCGGCTGGTGGCAGCGGCTGTACGACAGCCTCGCCGGGGTCGACCCGGACCGGCTGTCCGGCCTACCCGTCCCGCTTGCGGACGGCCGTACCACGATCGGGCCGCGCCAGACGCTGCTGCCGCTGGCCGAGACTCCGCCGCAGCTGGCCCGCCTCGGCCTGAAGGTCGTCCACCCCGACGCGGCGCACCCGTTGCTCGAGAAGCTGGGCGCGCTGCCCGCGACGCCGCGCGCCGTGCTGACGACGCCGCAGGTCCGGACGGCGGTCGCGGGCTCGCTGGACGCGGGCGAAGTCTGGGATGAAGACGCGCTGGACGCGGACGAGCTCGCGGAAACGGTCCTTACGCTCGTACGCGACGCGGGCCTCGAGCCCGGCGACGAGCCGTGGCTGGGCGCGCTGGCGCTGCCCGACGAGGACGGCGAACTCGCGCCCGCCGGTGAACTGGTCCTCCCGGGCAGCCCGTTCGCCTCCGTGATGAGCGAGGACGAACTGGCGCTGTGCGACGCGGAACTGGCCGAACGGTGGGGCGAGCAGCCGCTCGCCGCGTGCGGTGTGCTGGCGAACTTCGCGCTCGTACGGGCCACGGACGTCGTCCTCGACCCCGACGAACTGGAGCCCCGTGACGGGGACTTCGCCGAGCCCGATGACCCGGGTCTGCTGGACGCGGTCGACGTCTGGTGCGAGGACGTGCTCGACCGGCTGCCGGACACGCCGGTGCCGCCGGTCGCCACGGAGCTCGTCGCCGTCCGCGACCTGGATCTGGTGGACGACGACTGCTGGCCGCAGGCGCTGGCCCTGCTGGCGCAGCCGCCGCTGCGGGACGCGCTGACCCAGTCCGTACGGATCCTGCTGCCGGACGGCACGACGGAGACGGTGCGTCCGTACACGGCGTGGTGGCTGCGGGACCATCCGGTCCTGGACGGCAGGCGCCCGGCGGGCCTGCGGGCGGCGGGCGGCGACCCGTTGCTGGCCGGGCTTTACGAGGCCGTGGACGCGACGGGCTTCGACGACGCGCAGGTGCTGCGGGCACTGGGTGTACGCACCTCGGTCGCCGCGCTCCTCGACGAGCCGGGCGGCGCGGCGGAGCTGCTCGGCCGCCTCGCGGACCCGGACCGCCCGGTACGCCCGGCCCAACTCCACGCCCTGTACACGGCCCTGGCCGACCTCGACCCGGAACAGGTCACGCTCCCGGACGACTTGCGCGCGGTCGTGGACGGCAAGGTCCGCGTGGTCGACGCGGCGGACGCGGTGGTCGCGGACGCGCCGGATCTGCTCCCGCTGACCGCGGGCATGCCGCTGCTTCCGGTGAGCCCCGCGCGGGCGGCGGAACTGGCGGAACTGTTCCAGGTCCGCCGCCTGAGCGAGACGGTCCCGGCGGAGGTGACGACGGAGGGCGAGGAACACGAGGTCCCCGAATCGGTGCACGTCCTGCTCGGCCCGGCCACGCCGGCGACGTACGTCGAACACGAGGAACTGATCGCCGGCGGCACGGAACTGGAGTGGCGCCGCACCCCGGACGGCGTGATCCACGCGTCCACGGTGGAGGGTGTGGCGGCTGGCCTGGCCTGGTCGGCGGGCCAGTGGCCACGCCGCTTCGAGGTGGCGGCGCTGCTGGAGGACCCGTCGCGCACGGATGAACTGGCAACGGCACGCTGGTTCGACGCGAGTTCGTAGCGGGGTCGCTGTGAGCGGCGTGGAAGGCTGGCCGCGCGGTCGTCCGGGCAGGTGCCCGTAGGATTTCCTGATCATGGGCGCGAGCGCAGGAAACGAGATGATCGCTGTCCCGCCGGGGCAGGTGACGCTGTCGGACCGGCGGACTCAGCGCAACTGGTCGGTCGAGCTTGCGCCCTACCAGCTCGCGGCGTTCCCGGTCACCCAGGCGCTGTACGCACAGATCACCGGCCGACGGCCAAGCACCGCCCATGGGGACCAGTTGCCTGTGGAGGGCGTTTCCTGGTGGGACGCGGTCCGGTTCTGCAACGACCTGTCCCAACGCGACGGGTTCGCGCCCGCCTACCACCTCCATGCCAACGGCGAAGGCATCGAGTGGGACGCATCCGCCGACGGGTACCGGCTGCCGACCGAAGCCGAGTGGGAGCACGCCTGCCGTGCCGGGACGACCGGACCGCGTTACGGGCCGCTCGACGAGATCGCTTGGTACCGCGGCAACTCGCACGAGCGAATCCACGACGTGGGCGGCAAGCAGCCCAACCCGTGGGGCCTTTACGACATGCTCGGCAACGTCTGGGACTGGTGCTGGGACATCTACGACGCCGAGGTCTACGGCACCTACCGGGTGCTACGAGGCGGTGGCTGGTTCGACGAGCACTGGAGCTGCCGGGCCTCCGCGCGGCGCCGCAGCCACCCGAGCTTCCAGGTCGACGACGTAGGGTTCCGCATCGCGCGTTCCATCGTGCGCTGATCCGCGTCAGGCCGCCCGGAGCCGCCTGATTGGATCTCCGTATGGCGGATTGGTCTGCCTGTGCTTCCGCACGAAGAGCCGTCCGGACCGTCCTCACCCAGCTGCTGCGCGATGCCGCAACGATTCGGGGTGGGGAGAGCGACGCAGCCCCCGCCCGCTGAGGCGGCCGGCTACGCCGGATACTTCCTGTCCACCACCCGCCACGCCACCTCCAGCAGCACCGCCCCCGTCGCCGCAATCCCCACCGCCCCCCACGGCATCGTCGTCCCCACCAGCTTCAGCGCGAAGAAGTCCTGGAGCCACGGCACGATCAGCACGATCAGGAAGCACGCCCCCATCGCCGCCACCAGGCACACCCGCCACCACGTGTACGGGCGGGCGACGATCGCCAGGACCCACATCGAGACCAGGAACAGCGTCAGCGTCGCCGCGC
It includes:
- a CDS encoding sacsin N-terminal ATP-binding-like domain-containing protein, which translates into the protein MSVRTTEWADPFGTARLRRGVLDAWGASPARFREDANAEEDLALGGYRDRLVVELAQNAADAAARAGVPGRLRLTLRPATADQPAVLAAANTGAPLDATGVESLSTLRASAKREGHESAVGRFGVGFAAVLAVSDEPAVVGRHGGVRWSLAEARELTQQAAQASPGLGDELRRRDGHVPLLRLPLPAEGTAPEGYDTVVVLPLRDGAAVDLVERLLARVDDALLLTLPGLAEIVIETPSGVRELRRSVHGAYVHIEDSTQGDRRWRVVSHGGSVEPALLADRPVEERLRPYWTVTWAVPVDDEGAPARPRTAPVVHAPTPTDEPLGVPALLIASLPLDPTRRHPAPGPLTDFLVRRAADAYAELLGNWQPVTVGTIDLVPGPLGKGELDGALRAAILELLRRTPFLEAAAPRDVSGEDTGLPDREISAGLRPIEAEVLEAAGAETVQVLAEVLPSLLPAGLERRVELRTLGVARVPLTEAIDRLAGLEREPGWWQRLYDSLAGVDPDRLSGLPVPLADGRTTIGPRQTLLPLAETPPQLARLGLKVVHPDAAHPLLEKLGALPATPRAVLTTPQVRTAVAGSLDAGEVWDEDALDADELAETVLTLVRDAGLEPGDEPWLGALALPDEDGELAPAGELVLPGSPFASVMSEDELALCDAELAERWGEQPLAACGVLANFALVRATDVVLDPDELEPRDGDFAEPDDPGLLDAVDVWCEDVLDRLPDTPVPPVATELVAVRDLDLVDDDCWPQALALLAQPPLRDALTQSVRILLPDGTTETVRPYTAWWLRDHPVLDGRRPAGLRAAGGDPLLAGLYEAVDATGFDDAQVLRALGVRTSVAALLDEPGGAAELLGRLADPDRPVRPAQLHALYTALADLDPEQVTLPDDLRAVVDGKVRVVDAADAVVADAPDLLPLTAGMPLLPVSPARAAELAELFQVRRLSETVPAEVTTEGEEHEVPESVHVLLGPATPATYVEHEELIAGGTELEWRRTPDGVIHASTVEGVAAGLAWSAGQWPRRFEVAALLEDPSRTDELATARWFDASS
- a CDS encoding SUMF1/EgtB/PvdO family nonheme iron enzyme; its protein translation is MIAVPPGQVTLSDRRTQRNWSVELAPYQLAAFPVTQALYAQITGRRPSTAHGDQLPVEGVSWWDAVRFCNDLSQRDGFAPAYHLHANGEGIEWDASADGYRLPTEAEWEHACRAGTTGPRYGPLDEIAWYRGNSHERIHDVGGKQPNPWGLYDMLGNVWDWCWDIYDAEVYGTYRVLRGGGWFDEHWSCRASARRRSHPSFQVDDVGFRIARSIVR